In the genome of Arthrobacter alpinus, the window TGGCGGAAGGTCTCGGCGAGCTCTATCCCGGCGTATCCGCCGTTGAAGGGCACGATGTGGTGGCGCTGCGCAGTATCCGCACAGGGCTGTATGTGGGCACCGCTGGTGAAAATCATTCGCTGGCCGCAAACTCTGCAACGGCCGGCCACGAACAGCTGTTTGAGCTTCAGGATTGGGGCGGCGGAGAAGTCACGCTGCGTTCAAAAACCAACAGCCTGCTGCTGGCTGCTGGCAACGACGGCTATCTCTACCCGAGTGCCACCAGGGTTGGTGGCTGGATAGTGCAGGAAACGTTCCGCCTGCATCGAGACAGTGACGGTGGCGTGAGGCTGCAGCACGTTGGCACCGGAAAGTGGGTGCACGTGGAGGCCCACACCGGCAGTGCCCTGCTGGTGGCAGGCGCCATCGACGTGGCTGATACCTTCACCCTCAGGGTTCAGGAGAATGGCTTGGAAGCCGCGGCGAGAGCCGCCGCGGAGGCCGCGACCGCCGTCGTGGTGGTGGGAAATGATCCGCACCTGGGTGGGCGGGAAACGCTGGATCGGACCACCCTGGAACTCTCTCAACGGGACCAGGAACTGGTGCGGGTTGTCCGCGAGGCCAACCCCAATACGGTGCTGGTGATCATCTCCTCGTACCCCTACGCCTTGGGTGATTTGGCCAATGTGCCAGCGATTCTGTGGTCATCGCATGCTGGCCAAGAGCTGGGACACGGCCTCGCCGCCGTGATGTCAGGGGCGGCTGAGCCGTACGGCCGCCTGCCGCAAACATGGTTCGCCAAGGATTGCGACCTGCCCGGAATTTTGGATTATGACATCATCAGCGCCGGCGCCACCTACCAGTACTCGACCGCTGAGCCCTTGTATCCAATGGGCCACGGGCTTGGCTACGCGCCGGTTGAGTACAGCGCGATGGAAGTTTCTGATGCGGGAGAGCGTGGGATCGAGGTCTCACTCACCGTTCGCAATGCTGGCACGCGGAACACCGAGGAGCTCGTCCAGATCTACGCGGCTGCGCCGGACCACCGTTTCGAGTTCCCGCGCCGCCTTCTTGTCGGCTATGGCAGGGTTCCGGTAGCTGCGGGCGAACAGCGGCGCGTCATCGTGAGTATCGCGCGTGACCGTCTGGCGACCTTCAGTGTCACAGCCTTGCGCATGCTGACCGAGCCCGGAGAGTACTTTTTCCTGGCCGGGCGCTCCGCCGGCGACCTGCGGCTGACGGCGAGCCTGCTCGTGGACGGTGCCGGAAGCCCTGACCGCCAATCCGGAGCAGAGGTTCGCGCGGAGCATTTCGATGCCGCAGAAGGCCTTGAGCTTGTGCCCGAAACACACCTTGCCGGGACGGCGGTTGCGGTGAGCCCCGGGTGTTTGCTGGCGGTGGCCGAGTATCGGAATTGGGCGGCCGCTCCCGCAGGGCGCGGAACTGTGCGTGTTGCAAGGAGCGACGGCGGACGTGTCTCCTTTGAGCGGGCAGGCGCGGCGGGGACCTGGCTGCCGTGGGTGCAGTTGGAGGTTCCGGCGGGGTGCAACGGTGAGATTGGCTTCGAGCTGCCGTCCCGCGGCGAAACGAAGACGGATATACGCCTGGTCGTCTCCGGGAACGTGGTGGTCTCCGCCTTCCTCCTGGGCTAAATCCAAGAATGGCCAGCCGCTTAGACGGCCAACAGTCCCCACACAAAGTAAGCGGAGCACGCAGCGGAGCCGGCAATCACCACGGCGAATCCGCCCAGCCACAACCACGAGGGCACACCCGTTGACCGGGAGAGGATGTACGCATCGGAGTTGGCCAACTGATTGCGGCGGCGCGTGTGGACGGCGGCCACCTTGAAGAAATCGCGAATCGAACCGACACCCAAGGCGATGCCCAAGGCCAACACGACGTAGCCGACGGTCTCGGCAGTGGCGAACATGACTAGACACTGGGCAATGGCCGCGCTCACCAGGGCCACCATGATTCCGGTGAAATTGCGCAGGAAAATCAAGGCAAACAAAAGCACCAGTGCGCCCACGGATGCTGCGGCTCCGGCCCAGCCCGCGGAGACCGACCATACGAGTGCCAGCCCAACCACGGCCGGTGCCGGGTAACCCCAGAACCCGGACCAGGTCGCGCTGAAACCGCGCCGGCCACTGCTGACCAGTTGGCCTGAATGGTCCAGTCCGATCTTCAGGCCGTGAATAAATCTTCCAGTCATGAGTGCGGCGAACGCATGGCCGAGTTCGTGCACAAACGTCACGTAGAGCCCGAACCAGCGCCACGAAGCCCGAGGAATGCTTAAGACGACCGCGGCGGCGATGATGGCGAGCAGAAAGAGTGCCGAAACGCTCGGAACCTCGGCCTGCGTGAAACCGTTGAGAACCGCCGCCCACCATGTAGCCGCAGCGTTTCCGAGTTGTTCAGGGGCATTGGTCATACCTTGCAGGGTAAACGATGAAGCTGGATGGCCGCGTATCCGCTGAGCGTGAAACACGCTGTCCACGGCCATCTAAACAGGGTTGGCTGGTGACATGGCTAACATCTTGATTCTTGGCGGCACCGCCTGGCTTGGCCGGACGCTGGCCCAGGCGGCGACGTCCGCGGGGCACTCCGTGACCTGCCTGGCCCGCGGCGCTTCCGGCGATTTCCCGGTGGCGGCATCCGGCGTCGTGGTTGACCGAGATTCACCGGACGCCTATGCCGCGGTGGCCGGGCGGGAATGGGACCTCGTGGTGGAGTTGACTCGAATTCCCTCGCACGCCCACGGTGCCCTCGCCGCTGTATCGGAGCGGGCCAGGAACTGGGTGTTTGTTTCTTCCTGCTCCGTCTATGCCGGTCATTCCACCCCGGAGGCCGACGAGGACACCCCGCGGCTCGATCCCCTCGGACGTGACGAGAGGTACACGCCGGAGGTGTACGGTGAGGCAAAATCAGCCTGCGAGATCGCCACCCTGGCAGCCCGCGACAGTGCGGCGCTGCTGATTCGGGCCGGTTTGATTGGCGGACCAGGGGATCCCACGGGCCGAACCACCTACTGGCCGCTGCGTGCGGCGGACGTCCGCGGCCCGGTCGTGACCCCGAGCGATGATGGGCCTCACTATCCACAGCACGTGCAGATCATTGACGTCCGGGATTTGGCCTCGTTCATCTTGAACGCCGGATTGGCTGGGCGGACCGGCGCCGTCAACGCCGTGGGAGCCGCGCTGCCCTTGTGTGAAGCACTGAACACGGCGCGGGAGGCCGCCAACACCAACCCGCAGCTGGCGGAGTATCCCCTGTCCCGCATGGCGGACGACGGCGTTTCCCCCTGGAGCGGGCCGCGGTCCCTGCCGCTGGTGTTGCCTCTCGATCCGGACTACGCCGGCTTTGCGCGCCGTTCCGACGCCCGGGCACTGGCCTGGGGTTTGGTGCGCAGGCCGCTGCTGGAGACGTTCCGCGACATTATTGCCGCCGAGGAACCGTGGACCGGGCGCCAGCTGGGTGCCGGATTGAGTGCCGGTGATGAGGCGGAGCTCCTCGCCGCCTCTTGACAACCCCGCCCCGCCTCGTGCGAGACTGGAAAAGTTCGCATCCCCTCCGTGAGGAAATCCATTGAAGATTTGGTTCGCTTTCGCCTAACTAGCGTCGAAGTAGTTCTCGGCGCCTTCAAAAGCCGAGGAGAACCATGCAGAACACCCATCCCATCTTGCTGTCCCAGTTGGCCTTTTCCTGGCCGGACGGCACCCCCGTATTCACCGATCTAACGACGGTATTTGCCGCCGGGCGCACGGGCCTGGTTGGCCCCAATGGCACGGGAAAGACAGCGTTGTTGCGCCTCATTGCCGGTGAGCTGGCGCCAAACAGCGGCACCTTGGTGACGGCATCGAGCGTTGGCTACCTGCCCCAAAAGCTGACCCTGCGCACGGAACAGAGCGTCACCGAACTGCTGGGCGTCGCCGCCAAACGCCGGGCGCTCGCCGAGGTACTGGCGGGCCGTGAGAAAAACATGAGCGAAAACTTGGAGCTCATCGGTGACGACTGGGATCTCGAGGAGCGCGCCGTGGCCCTGTTGGCCGGCTACGGGCTGCCGGCCGAGGGGCCGGAATTTCTTGACCGAACGCTCGGCACGTTGTCCGGCGGCGAGGCCATGATCACCGCGCTGGCCGGGCTGGAGCTTGCCGCAAGGCCCATCACACTGCTCGATGAACCCACCAACAACCTCGACAGGGCTGCCAGGGAGCGGCTCTACCAAGCGGTCGAGCGGTGGCGCGGCACCTTGGTGGTCGCCACGCATGATCGTGCCCTGCTGGAGCGGGTTGACTCCATCGCCGAGTTGCGTCCGGTCCGCAATCGGGCGTGGGTGGGAGAGCGCGTGCAACTGATTCGGCACGGCGGCAACTGGGACAGCTTTACTGCGGAGCTCCATGCGGAACGCGCAACCGCCCAGCGCATGGTGCGAGACGCCGGTGCTCGATTGGCCGCGGAGAAGCGCCAGCGCATCGAGGCCGAAACGAAGATTGCCCGCCGCGCGAAGCAGGGTCGAAAGGCCGCCGAATCCATCCCGAAAATTCTGGCCAATGAGCTGCGCAAGCGGGCCCAGGAATCAGCCGGGAAAATGCGTGGAACCATGGGGGACCGTGAATCCGAGGCCGCGGCCGCATTGACGGATGCCCGCGATGCGATCCCTGGGGAGACCCGCATCCGCATCGACCTGCCGGACACAGCGGTTCCCGCGGGCAGGACCGTGCTCGACGTGCCGGCAACGGCTGTGGAATTGGGGGAGATGCACGACGCCGGAACCCGGCTTGCGCGCGACTCACGCCTCACGCTGCGCGGACCCGAGCGGGTCATGTTGACGGGTCCCAATGGCGTGGGCAAGACGACGCTGCTCAATGCCTTGGCGTCCACTGCCGCCGTCCCGGTGGGGTATTTGAGGCAGCGGATTGATGCGGGTTCGGATTCCTGGGAGGGCCTTGACGACTCGCTGCCTGTCATCGAGAACGTGCGCGCAGCGGCACGCGATGCCCCGCTGTCAACGGTCCGGGAGCAGCTTGCACGGTTCCACTTCCGCGGGGACCTGGTCAACCAGGCTGTGGGGGAGCTCTCGGGTGGGGAGCGCTTCCGTGTTGCGCTGGCCCGGATCCTCTTGGCCAGGCCGGCGCCCCAGTTGCTGCTTTTGGATGAGCCCACCAACAATCTGGACCTGGCTTCGACGGAACAGCTGGTCTCAGCCCTCTCCGATTACAAGGGTGCGCTCATTGTTTCCAGCCATGACGACGCATTCCTTCAGGCCCTGGCCCCGGAGCGGGAGTGGGAACTTCGCAGGAGCGGGGCCCTTGGCCAGTAACGGCTAGGGTGGAGCCTGTGATCGAGCCAACAAGCACCACCCGCCGTTTTGAACTGACCCTACGCAAACCCTGGCTGGGCTGGTTCCCCAAGCCCACCGTCGTGGTGGATGGTGTGGCCCAGCCGGCCCAGTGGGGCACCCGCAACTGGAAGGTTCCCGGCGAAGACGCTGTCACTGTCAGCATCTTCTTGTTCAACCGGGTGTGGAAGTTCGGAGAAGTGAACTTTACTGTCGAGCCGGGAGCATCCGTGCCGTTGGTCTACTCGGCGCCGTGGCTTCCGTTCCTTCCCGGAAGGCTCCGGAACGCCTCATAAGCCACTCACCACGCGGCGGCGAGGAGCTCACCTAGGAGGTCTCCGTCGTCGACCACCAGACCACGGGACGTGAACCAGGTGCACATGTTCTTGCAGTCCCGGGCCAATAGTTCCGCGCCCTGCAGATTGCCTGCCAGATCCACCAGCTGGGGAAGATCGATGATCACCAATCGATCCCCCGCGGCCAGCACGTTATACGGGGAGAGATCGCCATGGGCGAACCCCATCCGGGCGAAGGCGGACATCGCCTCAACCAGTTGCTCCCAGTAACTTTGCAGCACCTCTGGACTCGGATGCGTGGACTGCAACCGTGGTGCCGCCACGCCAGGGTTCAGGGGATCTTCGATGAACTCCATCATGATCTCGGTGCCGCAAATCTGCACCGGGTACGGCACGGGTATGCCGTTCTCATGGGCCATGCGAAGGTAGGTCCATTCGGCGTTGGCCCAGCGGGAGGCTTCCACCTCGCGGCCATAGCCGCTGCCGTTCTTGAGGGCCCGGGCATCACGGGATCTCCGGACGGTGCGTCCCTCCGTGTAGGTGCTTGAGCGGTGGAAGAGGCGTTGATCGGCGGAGCGGTACCGTTTGGCGGCCAACACGACGCTGCGTGATTCGGTGGCGCGTTCAACCAGGAAGACATCAGCTTCCTTGCCGGTTTTCAGTACGCCGAGGTCCGTGTCGATCGCGGCGGCGTCCTCAATGACGAACGCCGGGTATGGGGTTGGTCCGCGCATGAGCTTTTCCAGTTCGGGCCATGTGGACCAGCGCTGGTTGTCGGCCAGGGAATCATCAAGGACATTCCAGTCTGGCGAATTGCGGGAAGATGTTTTGTCGTGCTGTCGGTCAGCAGAATACTTCATGGGTGAATCGACTCCTGGGGAGGGCAAGGCGAATGTTTTGGGCGCGAAGAGCTGCGAAAACAATCATTGGGTCCTCCTCAGGGTCGCTTCGAATAATGCCTTTTCATCTGATCACGGCGAAATGGGCCGTGTCAACGATTATTTGTATTTGGCGGCTTCCGTTTCTGCCGGAACGGCACCCCAGCGGGCCCAGCCGAGCACGGCCAGTGCGATGGTGGCAATCGAGAGGAAGATTTTTACCGAACCGCCAGCCGTGATGACTGAGGAGTAGATATCCAGCAGCGGCGGGATCACCAACAGGAACCAGGCCCACCTCCCGCGCTGGGCAAGTCCAACGAGCCCACCTGGCAGCAGTCCGCCCAGCGTGCCGGTGACTATGATCGTGGCCAAGCTGGGCAGCGGAACTTGGTCCCAGAGGCCATATTCGGCAAAGACTGAAAGCACCGGGAGCGAGGATGCCAGGCCGAACACCAGCGCCACGGCAAGAGGCAGTACCAGCTCGGTGCCCTTGAACGTGCGGAGGGTGACGGCGCGCGTCATCGGGGCCTGCCTTGGGAACCGCTGGAAGAGCAGTAATCCGTAAATTCCGGCGCCGATGCCCAGAATCAGCGGGATCGCCACCCCAAGCAGGAACAACAGCAGGCTCAGCACAGAATCGAGCGCCCGCGGCGAAAACCCCAAAAGTGAGGACAGGCCCCACAGGACGTAGGCCCCGGCCACGAGCCACCAAGCTATTTCATTGCGCCGCCCCAGGAGGAACAAAGCGGCGCACAATGCGAGTGAGCCAAGGAGGGAGAGCGCCATGATCCCGGCATCGAGGCCCCCGCTGATCCGGCCGAACAAGAGATCAAACATTGAATCCATGTCCCAACTCTAGGCGGAAGCCAGCGGCAGGGGCGCCGGTGACTGCGGTAGTGTCCTAGCATGGTTGAAATTCCGTACCCGCTGACCACCAAACGGTTGATTCTGCGCCGTTTCAGTACCGACGATCTCGATGCTTACCACGCCTATCAATCCCTGCCAGAAACAGCGCAGTACTTGTATGGTGAGGCTCGGTCATATGCCCAGTGCATGGCCCGGATTGCGAAGTATGTTCAGGAGCCTTTCGCGGGACCAGGGGATT includes:
- a CDS encoding beta-glucosidase family protein: MTLPASMTTTEAAPALEARSPGELLVQLTTAEKIAMLHQHSPGVERLGIAQFHTGTEGAHGVAWLGKATVFPQPVGLAATWDEDLLRRVGEAVAVEVRAKKARDSSVSLNVWAPVVNPLRHPLWGRNEEGFSEDPVLTGKLASAFCRGLRGNHPDVWRTVATLKHFLGYNNEVDRNVSSSQLRARVLHEYELPAYSTPIVEGGVGAVMLSYNLVNGMPAHVSDLVAKHLRQWPGGADLTIVTDAGAPTSLYAAEKYFADAPAAYAAALLAGVDNFTDDGADSAPSISHLEEALERGLISLDDVDASVLRLLRLRAATGEFLGGARPYPADPAAGEAHRLLAREAAAKSVVLLANSAPASSGGAQKSGPLLPLPEEPGQLAVIGALGTHVLTDWYSGTPEYSISLAEGLGELYPGVSAVEGHDVVALRSIRTGLYVGTAGENHSLAANSATAGHEQLFELQDWGGGEVTLRSKTNSLLLAAGNDGYLYPSATRVGGWIVQETFRLHRDSDGGVRLQHVGTGKWVHVEAHTGSALLVAGAIDVADTFTLRVQENGLEAAARAAAEAATAVVVVGNDPHLGGRETLDRTTLELSQRDQELVRVVREANPNTVLVIISSYPYALGDLANVPAILWSSHAGQELGHGLAAVMSGAAEPYGRLPQTWFAKDCDLPGILDYDIISAGATYQYSTAEPLYPMGHGLGYAPVEYSAMEVSDAGERGIEVSLTVRNAGTRNTEELVQIYAAAPDHRFEFPRRLLVGYGRVPVAAGEQRRVIVSIARDRLATFSVTALRMLTEPGEYFFLAGRSAGDLRLTASLLVDGAGSPDRQSGAEVRAEHFDAAEGLELVPETHLAGTAVAVSPGCLLAVAEYRNWAAAPAGRGTVRVARSDGGRVSFERAGAAGTWLPWVQLEVPAGCNGEIGFELPSRGETKTDIRLVVSGNVVVSAFLLG
- a CDS encoding M50 family metallopeptidase, whose translation is MTNAPEQLGNAAATWWAAVLNGFTQAEVPSVSALFLLAIIAAAVVLSIPRASWRWFGLYVTFVHELGHAFAALMTGRFIHGLKIGLDHSGQLVSSGRRGFSATWSGFWGYPAPAVVGLALVWSVSAGWAGAAASVGALVLLFALIFLRNFTGIMVALVSAAIAQCLVMFATAETVGYVVLALGIALGVGSIRDFFKVAAVHTRRRNQLANSDAYILSRSTGVPSWLWLGGFAVVIAGSAACSAYFVWGLLAV
- a CDS encoding NAD-dependent epimerase/dehydratase family protein, which codes for MANILILGGTAWLGRTLAQAATSAGHSVTCLARGASGDFPVAASGVVVDRDSPDAYAAVAGREWDLVVELTRIPSHAHGALAAVSERARNWVFVSSCSVYAGHSTPEADEDTPRLDPLGRDERYTPEVYGEAKSACEIATLAARDSAALLIRAGLIGGPGDPTGRTTYWPLRAADVRGPVVTPSDDGPHYPQHVQIIDVRDLASFILNAGLAGRTGAVNAVGAALPLCEALNTAREAANTNPQLAEYPLSRMADDGVSPWSGPRSLPLVLPLDPDYAGFARRSDARALAWGLVRRPLLETFRDIIAAEEPWTGRQLGAGLSAGDEAELLAAS
- a CDS encoding ABC-F family ATP-binding cassette domain-containing protein, coding for MQNTHPILLSQLAFSWPDGTPVFTDLTTVFAAGRTGLVGPNGTGKTALLRLIAGELAPNSGTLVTASSVGYLPQKLTLRTEQSVTELLGVAAKRRALAEVLAGREKNMSENLELIGDDWDLEERAVALLAGYGLPAEGPEFLDRTLGTLSGGEAMITALAGLELAARPITLLDEPTNNLDRAARERLYQAVERWRGTLVVATHDRALLERVDSIAELRPVRNRAWVGERVQLIRHGGNWDSFTAELHAERATAQRMVRDAGARLAAEKRQRIEAETKIARRAKQGRKAAESIPKILANELRKRAQESAGKMRGTMGDRESEAAAALTDARDAIPGETRIRIDLPDTAVPAGRTVLDVPATAVELGEMHDAGTRLARDSRLTLRGPERVMLTGPNGVGKTTLLNALASTAAVPVGYLRQRIDAGSDSWEGLDDSLPVIENVRAAARDAPLSTVREQLARFHFRGDLVNQAVGELSGGERFRVALARILLARPAPQLLLLDEPTNNLDLASTEQLVSALSDYKGALIVSSHDDAFLQALAPEREWELRRSGALGQ
- a CDS encoding serine protein kinase RIO, whose product is MKYSADRQHDKTSSRNSPDWNVLDDSLADNQRWSTWPELEKLMRGPTPYPAFVIEDAAAIDTDLGVLKTGKEADVFLVERATESRSVVLAAKRYRSADQRLFHRSSTYTEGRTVRRSRDARALKNGSGYGREVEASRWANAEWTYLRMAHENGIPVPYPVQICGTEIMMEFIEDPLNPGVAAPRLQSTHPSPEVLQSYWEQLVEAMSAFARMGFAHGDLSPYNVLAAGDRLVIIDLPQLVDLAGNLQGAELLARDCKNMCTWFTSRGLVVDDGDLLGELLAAAW